The Pseudomonas sp. LFM046 region CCGCTTGGTTGTCACAGCAGCATCCCTATAATGACCTCGAACATTTCTATTTTGACGCCAGATGCTTGACGTTATGGATGACTCCCAACGATCGAATTGCGGCCAGGTACGCCCTCGGAAAGGGCGCGGCCTGCGGGAGGCTCGTGATGCAGACCGACGCTAAGGTGGTGCCGCTTACCAAGGCAGCCGCCCAGCAAACGCCAACCTCTGCGGTAGGAAGGCTGCCCGTGGCCCTTATCCAGGTGCGTGACAAAGCGGCATTGCAGCTGAAGCAGACGCTGCAGGGGCTGTTCGACAATGCGGACGACACCCTCTTCGAGATGGCTGACCGCGCCACCACCAATGCCGAGCAGAATGCCTTCTTCGAGGCGATGCGTGACCTGCGTCTCAAGCGCAAGAGCATCGAGCGGACCTTCCTGCAGAAGGTCCTGGAGTCATTTTCCGCCCTCAGCCAATACGAGATAGGTAGTGCTCCCAAGCTGGACGCCGTGTCCTTTGACAGCCTGTCCTTGGTGCAGAACGACGAGCTTGAAGAAACCGTGGCCCTGGATGCCATGGTCGCCAAGGTGATGAACCGCGACGGCATCGCCCTGGGTCACCTGACCGCCCGCCTCAACACCCTTGTCAGCAAGAAGATCGAAGACCGGTCCAATCCCCTGGGCCCTCGCCAGTTGTGCGAATCCTTCCTCGACGCCTGCCGCAGCCTGGGCGTGGAGATCAAGGTCAAGCTAATCATCCTCAAGCTGTTCGAGAAGTACGTCCTTTCCGAACTGGACCAGTTCTACGCCGTGGCCAACCAGTTGCTGGTCGCCGCAGGCGTGTTGCCGGAGCTGCGTTCGGCGCCGGTACGCCAACCGCAAGTACGCGCTAGCTCCACGGCACGGCCGAGTGAGGCCCAGCCCGCTGCTGAAGGCGGCCAACCCCTCGAAGGGGGCGCGCAGGAAGTGTTCGGCGCGCTCCAGGATCTGCTGTCCCAAGCGCGTGGCACTGTGCTGCCGCGCCGGGAGCATCCATCTGACGCGGTTCCTGTCAGCAGCGTCGACCTGATGCGCCTGCTGTCCCACCTGCAGCAACGCCTGCCGCAGCAGGCCGGAGACGACTACGACCTGCGCGTCAACCTCGACCAGCTGCTGAGCCGTGCCAGTGCCCGTAGCGGCCGTACGCGGGTGGTGGGGCAGGTGGACGACGACGTCATCAACCTGGTTGCCATGCTTTTCGAGTTCATCCTCGACGACCGTACCTTGCCGGATTCGCTCAAGGCCCTGATTGGCCGGATGCAGATCCCCATGCTCAAGATCGCCTTGCTGGACAGGACGTTCTTCAGTCGTGGCAGCCATCCGGCACGACGCCTGCTCAACGAGATCGCTTCGGCTGCTCTGGGGTGGGTGGAGCAGGACGATGTCCAGCGCGACAGCCTCTACCACCGTATCGATCAGGTGGTGCAGCGTCTGCTGAATGATTTCGTCGATGACCCGGCGATCTTCTCCGAACTGCTGGCCGAGTTCGTCGCCTACACCGGCGATGAGCGTCGTCGCAGCGAGCTGCTGGAACAGCGCACCCGCGATGCCGAGGAAGGCCGCGCCAAGGCGGAGCTCGCGCGCAAGCAGGTGGAAGACGCCCTCAACCAGCGCCTTCTGGGCCGCACGCTGCCGGAAGTGGTGGTGCGCCTGTTGCAGGAAGCCTGGAGCAAGGTACTGCTCCTGGTCTGCCTCAAGCATGGCGCGGAGTCGGAAGAATGGCGGGCCGCCCTGCAGACCATGGATGACCTGGTCTGGAGTGTGGAACCCCATGAGGCGCCGGAAGCCCGCGCCCGTCTGCTGGAGCTCGTTCCCGGTCTGCTCAAGTCCCTGCGCGATGGCTTGGCCAGCGCCGCCTTCGATCCTTTTGCCACCAGTGAATTCTTCAGCCAGCTGGAGGCCCTTCATGTCCAGGCCTTCCAGCGCTTCCGCAAGCCGGAGCCGGTAGAAGTCGCCGACGACGGCCTGGAGTCTCCGCCGCTGCTGCTCGACCTGCCGACGGAGTCCGCGCCCGAAGAGGAGGCAGCCCCCGTCATGGTGGCTGTGGTGGAGGAAATCGTCCTGATTGCGCCCGGCGAAGCGCAGGCGCAGGAGCCCGAAATCAGCCTGGCGGATGATGAGGAGGCCCTGGGCTTCGTCGATCACCTGCGGGTCGGCAGCTGGGTCGAGTTCCAGGAAGACGAAGAGCACAAGCTGCGTTGCAAGCTGGCGGCGCTGATCAAGCCCACCGGCAAGTACATCTTCGTCAACCGTACTGGCATGAAAGTGCTGGAGAAGACCCGCATGGGCTTGGCGGTGGAGTTCCGCCGTAGTGCGATCCGCCTGCTGGATGATGCCCTGCTGTTCGACCGCGCCCTGGAGTCGGTGATCGGCAACCTGCGGCGGCTCAAGGGAGCTTGAGCCGAATCAGCCTGCATCCGCTTGCCGGATGTAGTTGAGCGACGCGTCAGCCGCCCCTTCGTTCGGCGAGCCTGGTTGCCAGCCCCTCGCTAAAATGGCTCCACTGCGCCTAAAGTGGGCAGCAGACCAAGGAGCCGCCATGCAGTTGGACCCCGCATCCGGTTGGTGCCAGGGCATCAGCCATTGCCCATCGCCCAACTTCAATTGTCGCCCGCAGGGAGAGGTTTCCCTGCTGGTGATCCACAACATCAGCCTGCCGCCCGGCCAGTTCGGCACGGGGAAGGTGAAGGAATTCTTCCAGAACCGCCTGGACCCGGACGAGCATCCCTACTTCCAGGGCATTCGTGACCTCAAGGTGTCCGCGCATTTCCTGATCGAGCGCGATGGCGCCGTCACCCAGTTCGTCTCTTGCAATGAAAGGGCCTGGCACGCCGGCGTCTCCCTGTTCGAAGGCCGGGAGAACTGCAACGACTTTTCCCTCGGCATCGAGCTGGAAGGCACCGACGATCAGGCGTTCACGGAACTCCAGTACGCTGCATTGATCTCCCTGGTGGAGCAGTTGCGTTGCGCGTACCCGGCCATCACACCGGCGCGCATCTGCGGTCATAGCGATATCGCCCCGGGCCGCAAGACCGACCCGGGCCCCAAATTCGATTGGGCGCGCCTGCGAGGCGCCCTGGCACCTTAGGACAAGGAGGGACCCATGTATTTTCTGGTGCTGTTGATGGTGCTCTGGATCGAGAAGTTCTCCGCGTGGCGCTGGCATATCCAGCAGGACGGGTTCCTGCTCCGGGAGCTGGCCAAGGCCGAGACCAAGCCGCGATTCGCCGATCGCCCCTGGGCGGTCCTGGCCATGCTGGTGCTGTTGCCCTTGGTGCTGCTGGCGCTGGTCCTGCTGGCCCTCGAGCCGGTGGCCTATGGCTGGCTGGCGCTTCCTGTTCACCTGCTGGTGATCATCTACAGCCTGGGGCGCGGCGATGTGATGGCTGATATCGGCCCCTTCCGGGATGCCTGGCGGCGCGGCGACACCCAGGGCGCCTATCACGTCGCGGAGCGCGACCTCGGCCTCGAAGCGGAGGAGGGTGGCGACCTCCTGCGGCAGGTTCAGAGGTATCAGCTCTGGCAGGCCTACCAGGGATTCTTCGCGGTGATCTTCTGGTACGCGTTGCTTGGGCCGGTGGCGGCCCTGGCGTATCGCCTCCTGGCCCTGGTCAGCGAGCATGCTGTTGCACCGGCCTTGCGGGAGCGGGCGGAGATGATTCGCCATGCATTCGACTGGCTTCCGGTGCGGGTGCTGGCCGCGAGCTTCTCGCTGGTGGGCAACTTCGTCGGCGTCAGCCGGGTGTTGCTGCATGAATTGCTGAGCTGGGAAATCTCGGCCCGGAGCTATATCGAACTGGCCGGTCGCGCCGCCGCGGAGGTACCTGAGCCTGTCACCGGGGACGCCGGCGTCGCGACCCTGGATGCCCTCTGGCAATTGCTGGTACGTGCGGCGGTGCTCTGGTACGCCGGCTTCGCTGTCTGGACCCTGCTGTTCTGAATCCCTCTTCGCCTGCCCGGCACTGCCGCCGGGCGGGTCCCGCCTTTCTTAACCTTTAGTTACAGAAACTCTGGTCGATATCAGGTACACAGACGGACGCGCCAGAAAACTCTGACTTTGCTCACAGAAAAGCCTGATTGAGCCGGGCAGTCGCCGGGTGGTGGGAGATGCTGTAACGCCCGTATCGCATGCCTTGTCAGTGAATCAGGCGCGCCCATAACAATAAATGAGAACAGGAGGTGTCTTGTGAAGACCCTGTTGTATCCTGCTATCGCGCTGATGAACCGCCTCAGCTTCGGCATGAAGTTCAGTCTGATCAGCGTTCTGTTCTTCCTGCCGATGTTGATCACCAACTTCTATCTGGTGCGCGACTCCTACCGGCAATTCGTCAGCACCCGCTCCGAGCTGAAAAGCCTCGATCTCCTTGGCTCCAGCCTTCACGCGCGGCGCAGCCTGGAGAGCCTCAACGACCTGGTGCTGATCAACTCGATGATCGGCCAGTCGGGTCAGTCCGGCGACCTGGAAAAGCGCATCGTCGCCCTGGAGCAGGAGCTGCTCTCCACCCTGCAGAATCTCGCGCCGGTCGTCACCGAGCCGGAACAGGTCGAGGCCTTCAATGCCAAGCGGGACGAGCTGATGACCGCTCTGCAGGCAGCCAAGGGCGAAACTTCCCTGCAGAGCAAGAGCGCGATGATCGAGAAGCTTCTGGGCAACGCCCAGGTGTTCATCAAGTTCGTCGCCGCCCAGTCCGGCCTCAGCCAGGATGACCAGTCCGACGTACGCCAGATCACCGAACTGGTCACCACCGCCACCCCCGAAGTGACCCGGGCCCTGGGCAAAGGCCGCGCTGTCGGCGCTTACTCCCTTGGCCAGGGGTTCCTCAACTCCGCAGCCAGCACCAAGCTGGACGATCTACTGCTGGACCTGGACAAGCTCAATGCCGAGTACGGCCTGAGGATCGCCGATGCCCTCGAAGGCAGCCCGCGTGCCCACCAGGCCCTGGACGGTCTGACCACCGCCAGCCGCGACACCATCAAGCACAGCGCCACGCTCTTCGAGGAAAAGGTCATCATGGCCGACACCCTCAACACCCCCTGGCAGCAGTTCTACGACCAGGTGAGCGTTGCGCTGGACAAGACCTATCAGCTCAACGACGGCTCCCTCGCCTTCCTCAAGGCCGAGCTGGAAAGCCGTCTGGCCGGCAAGCGCACGCAGACCGTGCTGCTGGTAGTCGCGCTGCTGGTGGTGTTCATTTCCATCGTCTATCTCTACAGCGGCTTCTACGTTTCGACCCGTACCACCCTGGCGCGTCTGGGCAAGGTGATGGATGAAGTGGCCGCCGGCGACATGACCGTCAACTTCCGTGCTGAAAGCCGCGACGAGTTGGGCGAGCTGGGCCAGGTGTTCAACGGCACCGTGGCGAAGATCCACGACCTGATCGAGCTGGTGGGCCACACGGTGGTCGAAGTCGAGCGCCAGGCTGGCCGCGTGGAGCAGGTATCCGGTGAGAGCAACCTGGCGGTGGCAGGTCAACGCAGCCAGATCGAGCAGGTGGCTACGGCCATGAACCAGATGTCCGCCACCGCCCAGGAAGTGGCGCGCAGCGCTGCGGCAGCCGTGGGCAGCGCCCACAGCGTCAATCAGGAAACCGTGAGCGGCCGCGCCCTGGTGGAGTCGCAACTGGGCAGCATCGAGCGTCTGGCCAGCGGGATCGACCAGTCGATGGCGGTGATCAACCAACTGGCCGCCGACAGCGCCTCCATCAGTCGGGTGCTGGAAGTGATCAAGGGCATTGCCGAGCAGACCAACCTGCTGGCGCTGAACGCCGCCATCGAGGCTGCCCGTGCCGGTGAGCAGGGCCGGGGCTTTGCTGTGGTGGCGGACGAGGTGCGCACCCTGGCCAAGCGCACCCAGCAGTCCACCGAAGAGATCGAGCAGATGATCGCCAAGCTCCAGGGCGGCGTCGGCGCGGCAGTGAAGGCGATGAACGCCAGCCACCAGATGGCCGACGGCACCGTCAGCCAGTCCGGCAAGGTGCAGGCGGCGCTGGAGAACATCCTCGGCGCGGTGGGGCAGATCGTCGACCAGAACCAGCAGATCGCCGCTGCGGCCGAGCAGCAGACCGCCGTGGCCCATGACATCGACCAGAACATCGTCGAGATCAACCATGCCGGCGAGCGCACTGCCGAGGGCGCGAACCAGACTGAAAAAGCCAGCCGCGAATTGTCCGGCCAGGTGGCGCAGCTCAAGCAACTGATCGGCGCCTTCCGTGTCTGATTCCCTGCGCTAAAAAAAGCCCGCCAATCGGCGGGCTTTTTTGTGTACGGGTGAATCGCCCCTACAAGGGAATGTCCCACCCGAATACATCGCACGCATTCCGCGTACTCGCCTCAGCCAGTTCTTCGGGCGTCACGCCGCGAATCTCTGCCAATGCCGTGCAGATGTCCGGCAGGAACTCCGGGCTGTTGCGCCCGTAGGGATGCATGGCCGGCGCCATGTCCGGGGAGTCGGTCTCCAGGACGATGGATTCCAGCGGCAGCTGCGCCACCACCTTGCGCAGGCGGTTGGCCTGGGGCCAGGTGGGTGCGCCCCCGAGGCCGAGGCGGAATCCCAGTTTGCGGTACTCCTTGGCGTCTTCGACGCTGCCGGCGAAGGCGTGAACGATGCCGGCACGCTTGAGGCGAAAGCGCTTCAAGGTGGCGATCACGGCTGCATGGCTGCGCCGCACGTGCAACAGCACCGGTAATTCGAATTCCGCTGCGAGGGCCAACTGGGCCTCGAACAGGCGTTGCTGTTCGTCGCGATCCAGTTCGGGGATGAAATAGTCCAGGCCGAACTCACCCACCGCACAGAGCTTGGGGTGGTCCGCGTAGCGTTCCAGCAGGTTGCGCAGTTCCAGCAGATGCTCGGCGCGATGCTGGGCCAGATACACCGGGTGCAAGCCAAAGGCGATGAAGAATCCGTCCTCGGTGTTGGCCAGGTCCCAGATCCGCTGCCAGTTCTCCTGGAACACCCCGAGCAGCACCTGGCGTCGGACGCCCAATTGGCGGCAGCGAGCCAGGACCTCGCTGCGATCGGCATCGAAGTCGGGGAAATCCAGGTGGTTGTGCGTGTCGATCAGCATGGTCGCCAGCATATACCGCTGCGGTGCGGCTGGCATGTCCATTCCCCGGGCGACGGACGGATTTTCCGGCATACCCGCTCTGCGTCGGGGCACGCGGCAGGGGCAGGAAAGGACCTGAAAAAACGCTATTGAACACTCGTTCATGCTGGGCTATGTTGGGGCCACTCGCCGGTTTGCCGATGCAGTCAGTGATCCGGATTCCACCCTTTGCAATGGGGCTCGAACATGCGTTTCGCTTCGCTTGTGGACAGGATGGCAGGGCCAGGCACAGCGGCCTGGGATATTCACTACGCGGCCATCGCCGCCCAGAGGGCAGG contains the following coding sequences:
- a CDS encoding DUF1631 domain-containing protein, producing the protein MQTDAKVVPLTKAAAQQTPTSAVGRLPVALIQVRDKAALQLKQTLQGLFDNADDTLFEMADRATTNAEQNAFFEAMRDLRLKRKSIERTFLQKVLESFSALSQYEIGSAPKLDAVSFDSLSLVQNDELEETVALDAMVAKVMNRDGIALGHLTARLNTLVSKKIEDRSNPLGPRQLCESFLDACRSLGVEIKVKLIILKLFEKYVLSELDQFYAVANQLLVAAGVLPELRSAPVRQPQVRASSTARPSEAQPAAEGGQPLEGGAQEVFGALQDLLSQARGTVLPRREHPSDAVPVSSVDLMRLLSHLQQRLPQQAGDDYDLRVNLDQLLSRASARSGRTRVVGQVDDDVINLVAMLFEFILDDRTLPDSLKALIGRMQIPMLKIALLDRTFFSRGSHPARRLLNEIASAALGWVEQDDVQRDSLYHRIDQVVQRLLNDFVDDPAIFSELLAEFVAYTGDERRRSELLEQRTRDAEEGRAKAELARKQVEDALNQRLLGRTLPEVVVRLLQEAWSKVLLLVCLKHGAESEEWRAALQTMDDLVWSVEPHEAPEARARLLELVPGLLKSLRDGLASAAFDPFATSEFFSQLEALHVQAFQRFRKPEPVEVADDGLESPPLLLDLPTESAPEEEAAPVMVAVVEEIVLIAPGEAQAQEPEISLADDEEALGFVDHLRVGSWVEFQEDEEHKLRCKLAALIKPTGKYIFVNRTGMKVLEKTRMGLAVEFRRSAIRLLDDALLFDRALESVIGNLRRLKGA
- the ampD gene encoding 1,6-anhydro-N-acetylmuramyl-L-alanine amidase AmpD, whose product is MQLDPASGWCQGISHCPSPNFNCRPQGEVSLLVIHNISLPPGQFGTGKVKEFFQNRLDPDEHPYFQGIRDLKVSAHFLIERDGAVTQFVSCNERAWHAGVSLFEGRENCNDFSLGIELEGTDDQAFTELQYAALISLVEQLRCAYPAITPARICGHSDIAPGRKTDPGPKFDWARLRGALAP
- the ampE gene encoding regulatory signaling modulator protein AmpE, whose translation is MYFLVLLMVLWIEKFSAWRWHIQQDGFLLRELAKAETKPRFADRPWAVLAMLVLLPLVLLALVLLALEPVAYGWLALPVHLLVIIYSLGRGDVMADIGPFRDAWRRGDTQGAYHVAERDLGLEAEEGGDLLRQVQRYQLWQAYQGFFAVIFWYALLGPVAALAYRLLALVSEHAVAPALRERAEMIRHAFDWLPVRVLAASFSLVGNFVGVSRVLLHELLSWEISARSYIELAGRAAAEVPEPVTGDAGVATLDALWQLLVRAAVLWYAGFAVWTLLF
- a CDS encoding methyl-accepting chemotaxis protein, with amino-acid sequence MKTLLYPAIALMNRLSFGMKFSLISVLFFLPMLITNFYLVRDSYRQFVSTRSELKSLDLLGSSLHARRSLESLNDLVLINSMIGQSGQSGDLEKRIVALEQELLSTLQNLAPVVTEPEQVEAFNAKRDELMTALQAAKGETSLQSKSAMIEKLLGNAQVFIKFVAAQSGLSQDDQSDVRQITELVTTATPEVTRALGKGRAVGAYSLGQGFLNSAASTKLDDLLLDLDKLNAEYGLRIADALEGSPRAHQALDGLTTASRDTIKHSATLFEEKVIMADTLNTPWQQFYDQVSVALDKTYQLNDGSLAFLKAELESRLAGKRTQTVLLVVALLVVFISIVYLYSGFYVSTRTTLARLGKVMDEVAAGDMTVNFRAESRDELGELGQVFNGTVAKIHDLIELVGHTVVEVERQAGRVEQVSGESNLAVAGQRSQIEQVATAMNQMSATAQEVARSAAAAVGSAHSVNQETVSGRALVESQLGSIERLASGIDQSMAVINQLAADSASISRVLEVIKGIAEQTNLLALNAAIEAARAGEQGRGFAVVADEVRTLAKRTQQSTEEIEQMIAKLQGGVGAAVKAMNASHQMADGTVSQSGKVQAALENILGAVGQIVDQNQQIAAAAEQQTAVAHDIDQNIVEINHAGERTAEGANQTEKASRELSGQVAQLKQLIGAFRV
- a CDS encoding TatD family hydrolase, which encodes MPAAPQRYMLATMLIDTHNHLDFPDFDADRSEVLARCRQLGVRRQVLLGVFQENWQRIWDLANTEDGFFIAFGLHPVYLAQHRAEHLLELRNLLERYADHPKLCAVGEFGLDYFIPELDRDEQQRLFEAQLALAAEFELPVLLHVRRSHAAVIATLKRFRLKRAGIVHAFAGSVEDAKEYRKLGFRLGLGGAPTWPQANRLRKVVAQLPLESIVLETDSPDMAPAMHPYGRNSPEFLPDICTALAEIRGVTPEELAEASTRNACDVFGWDIPL